A stretch of DNA from Rathayibacter sp. VKM Ac-2762:
CCCCGACCTGCTCGCTCCCGACACCGCGATGGGCGCGGTGACCCTCCGCGTCGCCGACCTCGACGGGATGATCGCCTACTACCGCGACGCCGTGACGCTCGAGCTGCTCTCGCACGACGGACCGGTCGCGGTGCTCGGCCGCGGCGGAGTGCCGGCCGTGATCCTCCAGCACGCGCCCGAGCTGGTGCACGCCTCGCCGCGCAGCGCCGGCCTCTTCCACACGGCGATCCTCTTCGAATCGGAGGCGGCGCTCGCCGCGGCCGTGTACAGCGTCGCGACCCGGCACCCCGGCTCGTTCACCGGCAGCTCCGACCACCTGGTCAGCAAGGCCTTCTACTTCGACGACCCCGAGCACAACGGCGTCGAGCTCTACTGGGACCGCGACCGCACGCAGTGGTCGTGGACGCACGGGCGGATCGAGATGAGCACGCTCTTCCTCGACCCGAACGCGTTCCTGCAGGAGCACCTCACCGAGGAGTCGATCGCGCAGCCGCGCCTCGGCGGCGCCTCCGTCGGCCACGTGCACCTGAGCGTGGGCGACGTCGCCACCGCGAAGGAGTTCTACGTCGACCGGCTCGGCTTCGAGACGACGATCGCGTACGGCGGGCAGGCGCTCTTCGTCTCGGCGGGCGGCTACCACCACCACATGGCGATGAACACCTGGAACTCGGCGGGCGCCGGACGCCGGCAGCAGGCCCTCGGCCTCGGACAGGTCGAGATCGTGGTGCCCGGCAGCGACGACCTCGGCGCGCTCGGCGAGCGGCTGGCCCGCTCCGGAGTCGCCACCCGCGACGACGGCCGCACCCTCGCCTTCGAGGACCCCTGGGCGAACGCGATCCGCGTCACGACCTCCTGAGCGCCGCCGATCGCGGGGACCCCCGCGGGTACGATGGTCGCGCGGAAGACCGCACTCCCCCGAGACTCCGGAGAACACGGTGCCCACGATCGTCGTTGAAGTCATGCCCAAGGCCGAGCTGCTCGACCCGCAGGGGAAGGCCGTCGCCGGCGCGCTCGCGCGACTGGGCCACTCCGCCCTCCACGGCGTGCGGGTGGGCAAGCGCTTCGAGATCACCGTCGACGAGGTGACCGACGAGGTGCGCGCCTCGGTGCAGCGCATCGCCGACGAGATGCTCTCGAACTCGGTGATCGAGGACGTCGTCGGGATCCACTACCCGGCGGAGGCCGCCCGATGAGGATCGGCGTCATCACCTTCCCCGGCTCGCTCGACGACCGCGACGCCCAGCGCGCCGTCCGGTTCGCGGGTGCGGAGCCGGTCGCGCTGTGGCACGGCGACCACGACCTCGACGGCGTCGACGCGATCGTCCTGCCGGGGGGCTTCTCCTACGGCGACTAC
This window harbors:
- a CDS encoding VOC family protein, which encodes MGAVTLRVADLDGMIAYYRDAVTLELLSHDGPVAVLGRGGVPAVILQHAPELVHASPRSAGLFHTAILFESEAALAAAVYSVATRHPGSFTGSSDHLVSKAFYFDDPEHNGVELYWDRDRTQWSWTHGRIEMSTLFLDPNAFLQEHLTEESIAQPRLGGASVGHVHLSVGDVATAKEFYVDRLGFETTIAYGGQALFVSAGGYHHHMAMNTWNSAGAGRRQQALGLGQVEIVVPGSDDLGALGERLARSGVATRDDGRTLAFEDPWANAIRVTTS
- the purS gene encoding phosphoribosylformylglycinamidine synthase subunit PurS, translating into MPTIVVEVMPKAELLDPQGKAVAGALARLGHSALHGVRVGKRFEITVDEVTDEVRASVQRIADEMLSNSVIEDVVGIHYPAEAAR